In the Sebastes fasciatus isolate fSebFas1 chromosome 12, fSebFas1.pri, whole genome shotgun sequence genome, ATCTCCAGATGGTTTACATTCTCAGTCATACTCACAATATGatcaaaaatacagaaaatggaGTGAGAGAACTTGCATTTGGTCTTCCCATGGCCTTCAGGAGACTCACAGGATGCTACTTCCTGTTGATTATGTGACTTGTGTGATGTCCCACATTTTTAGAGGAGGGAATGCGTTAGGGTGAGAGGACTGAGTGAAAACCTGGGGGTATATTTTAACTAAAGTATTATGAATTTCCAATGAGAAATGATTCTAATCATTTCATGGTGAAGTGTAGTGTTGTTGGGGAGTGGGGACAGGCTAAAATCCTATTTCTTCAGTATTCTGGGTAGTTTTTATTAGGGTTTTAACAtggtaaactatcaaaacgctcaatatacggagaaatacacacagcccgtattcagaaattgtgtgtttgaaacaagccgttaggatttctgtccatttgtgatgtcacaaatatacaatatttagaccattacacggttttaaacataaacattctaaatgtgtcccagtttatttcctgttgcagtgtatgtgaataacatcagctgacaggaagtaaacatggacccaagctgttgcctagcaacacaactctgttgcaattccattgaaatgcacaaacggagcatttcagacagaggataaatacaggtatattcagacagacagcatgaggaaaacaaacgcttgttttttttaacactacagcatgtaaacatattctagtagaaacacaaaatacaagtaagaacctgaaaatgagcataatatgggacctttaaattgcaTCTTCCCTaccaaataaaattaattaatttaaaaaagtaaaagtaaatatatagtGACATTTCATCAGTGATCACGTCCATATAAATGTATCAAAATATTAGTACGAATAATAAACAAATTGTATTGTAATAGATAAATTCCTCCAACATCCAAATATCTTAAATATCTTAAATATCTTAAATACCTTAAATACCTCTCCCCTAATGAGAAGCTCCAGCCTAAAGAGGGAGGGTGGGTTACATTCAGATTATCAACTAATAAAAAGAACATATATAagaaatgtaaatacatttaaagtctATAAATGAGTGTGAGTGCATGAAAATAACAATGTCCTTATTTCTATTAGAAATAACTCTCACCTGGGGAAGCTCCTCCAGGCGCCGGGCAGGGAGCAGAGGATGGCGGTGAAGGCCAGCGCAGAGAGGAAAGAGTAAAGGGAGAGGTAGAGCAATCCCTCCATCCCATCATAGCACAGGCCTTTCAAAGAGTCGATGTAGTCCTGAAAGAAAATAGATATCAATGAAATAAAGGATTACTTCTGTAATTAGCTGTTAGTACAGGTCCCGTTACGCATGGGTTACCTTATTCAGACCTCTGCAGTTCAGCAGAGCCACCAACTGATGAAAGTTGCCCTCTGTGGAGTTGAGTATCTGCTGAACCTCCCTGAGTGATTTCTGCAATGACGAAATTCTTTTTAGAAAAAAATCACAGACAAAGCGACAGAAATCGTATTTCTTTAAGCTGCTggtttatacattattataacatacCTCAGCTTTGGGGAACTGTGTGAGAGCGTTTCTGTCCAGACtggagaggtgtgtgtggatgctGGACAGTGCCCTCTGCGACTGGGTCAGCAGCTGCAGCCAACAAGTCAGCGGAGTTAAAGAGCTTTTAATTTGCATTATTGCTCATATATATACCATTAATATGCTGAGAGAGTAAGAGAGCAAATCATTTAGGGACAGGACACGCGGCAACAGCTGTGCCTCCCGTCCTCAAACAATTTGTCCTTGAGCAAGTCTGACATGCAAACCTGTTCACTCAAATCAATGATGTCAGCTAAATGCCTGCTATGTTATATACATAAAACACGTGACTGACGGGAGGTCACATTACCTGCTGGAATGGACTGTTCATGCGCCTGCTGCAGGTCAGGTAATAATCCAACACATCTGAACGGCCAGCAAAACACCAGTGCACAACAGATCAGTGCATAATAGAAACGTCGTGGAAACATTTAACTCATTATATTAGATTGGGCTGACATAAGCACAGTGCAGAAATGGGGAAACAACTAGCACTTTGTACAGGGACAGATTGGTGTTGTACCTGAGCTGGTCCCCGTGTTGAAGTGGGTGGAGTTGACTACAAACGTGTTTGGATCCGAGCAGAAGTCACTGAGGGCCTGAGTGAcggggagagcgagagaggatgacaggagaaaaaaacagcaggagagagagagagagacagatgaggCGAAAGAGGGAGGGCGAGAGAAAATGATCACAAGGGAAAAGTTAGTAGGCACACTGACCGACTGACACACTTACCTCCTCAGCTATCTGACAGCAGCTCACAATATAACGTGGCAGATATTGATCTGATCACATGCTGTCCTGGATAAACCTGCTCTGACGTTTCTTTCCATTGGCTCATATCCTCccctctgttgacctgtttttccATATCATCTGTTTACACTGCTggcctaattttttttttaagaggatGCACTCATACACCCACAAATACACTCAGCTTGAGATCTCCTCACCAGAAGAGGGAGTGAGAGCCACACAGAGAAGCCCGCCGGCTGACGGGAAAAGCTGCGACCCGGGACAGAACAAAGTGTGCAGGCCCAACAACTGGCCCATTGTTTCCCTGTCAGTGACCAGGGACAGAGCGGCTCTGTGTGGACCCACAGGCCTTGGGACCATCTCCCGCCAGCTCCACATAACACTGAGTCtctaaaagaaaaacagccaCCATTTACCCTCTTCTTCAAACACCCCCAGTCCAGACTCAAACAGTCCCTCCTTCAGAGAGTACGACCAAACTTCACAGGGGGAACACTGGAAAAGGACACTCCTCTGTTTGAGACATAAAActctctctgtgctttgttctTGATAAATGTTACAGCCTGTACGACACAGCACACTGGTGGTGTTGTCATGTTTAGGCGTTAAAGGCAAAACGCTGTCCAGCAGCATGTCAGTGAATTTTACTTTCACAGGATTACACTTCTGCTCAGTCTGAAGCCCCCAAAGGGCCGAAGCACAGCAACAGCTTTGAGTCTTGCACTGCTCATTGCGAGCTGATGGTTTacccacactctctctctctctctctctctctctctctctctctctctctcaaactgATCTCGAGATGCACTCTCCCgctcttcctctcccctcctcagTCTCGCTGAAAGCACTTCTCTTCATCTTCCATCTTTGCTTCTGGAAGTCAAACGCCCACACACTCGCAAACACACGAAGAAAACACGCACTTTAATGCACAAGCACAATTTGTTCACAAACACGCTTGTGCACACGCGCATTGAATCTTTAATCTCTGCCCCATTTTCCTGCCTTTTTGGTCCTCTGCCACGACTGCAGCGTTCCCTAGGAGGCAGATCTTTTCACAGTTTAGCACAATGGGCAcagaaatcacacacacacacacacacacacacacacacacatacacacacggcTTTAACCTCCTGTAGCTCTCTTCCCTCAGCTGAAGCCAGCCCATGACAGTCCCATTCACTTCCTATTCCTCCCTCCCTGCAGCCCTGGCCTCAGTTTTACTGGGTCTACTCACCACTACAGTGGCCGTCTCCAAGCCCAGGGAGCCCCAGCTTAGGAAGAGAGCCAACCACGCCAGCACGGTCATCCTGGGGGGGGGACAGCACAAACTCTTCAGCCAAGTGGACACCCTGATCATCAATCCAGTGTTGTATGGTTTGTGTCTAAagacacaagtgtgtgtgtgtgtgtgtgtgtgtgtgtgtgtgtgtgtgtgtgtgtgcatgtgtgtgtgtgtgtgtatgtgtgtgtgtgtgtgtgcgcactcACAGGATGAGCAGCCAGCGGGCTTGCTTGGCCAGTCCCAGCAGGATGAACAGACACACTATGAggtccagcagcagcaacaacacgtATGACAGCCACCTGtaacaaagaaacacaacatACAGCAAATGCCGTTACATTAAAATGCGCTGCAAATGTTGAGTGTGTAAGGTTaaaatcttaactcaaggtccacttacaaGTTTTTAACACAGCTTTCAACTGTATCCCACaggttatgtttttgtttttgagaacTGAGACATGCGACTATTTATTGAAATCATAGCACAGCTGCTATGTtatataagggataatgtacagcgatccggtcattgttgtgaaatacatcccaacagggcgatgcggcacccCGGCGCGAACGCGatgtcttgcatcgccctgatagagtatatttcacaacaatgaactGCTCActttacattatcccgcttattacatggctacttacttaagaaattaataatttgacacaaaagtggtccgccagagtctgagaTCAGAACAGCGTccaaagcaacggtctgttataaagaaatgacagaccgtagaatgccgtgattgacaaatcagaattgagtattcgaCAAAGGCATGTAATAAGctgttttatatactgtagggctgtgtgttggcaagaatctggtgatacgatacgtatcgtgatacaggggttatgattcaatatgttgcgatactgtaagcaaggcggtatattgcaattttttaaataaaattttaggaaaactgtcataacgtaaagaacacaccaccatttgcataaaaactgagtaaaaaagttacttttttatgcaatcagaacagtgggatctgcatttgcattcatcacagtctctgtaacatccaacattatagtgctactttgagagggcacatacactgagagggaacatctctttgcaaatgaaataaagtattgactgagttattctttgcatgtaaactattaattaaaaatcgatacagcgtttttgagaatcggtatcagtatcacaaaacataatattggtGATATTTCCAATATTAGTTTACACCCCTAGTTTTATCCCACAGGGGATACTATACTGCAGCCAGACATTTGTAAGAAGGAActgttaatttaattaaattctaTGGTCTccagttttatgtttttatcagtgagctacctccgggtctgaatagtgaagccaatgctgaagtgccttaaacttgcattctctctagtagccagcagggggcgactcctctggttgcaaaaagaagtctgattgtataggagtctatgagaaaatgaccctacttctcacttgatttattacctcagtaaacattgtaaacatgagtttatggtctcaatcactagtttcaagtcttcttcaatacagcatgatgttcatttagcaaattatggtcccatttagagtcaaatagaccataaagcaggggatgctttagggcgtggctaccttgtgaatgacaggtcgctaccacagcatcgtccggtctgggagttgtccgtgttttcatcttacaactttaaccctttcacagtgtgttttcagttcatgaaagttaatcatatcgtttttggtcgcctaaaaatgtcttatttagcgtttggttgtacttagctccaccctctcgtgtcactttttgttgcaaaaatcaagatggcgacggacaaaatgctgaacaatgggtgacgtcacggtgacttcgtccacttcttatatacagtctatggtttttaaTCTATGGTTTTATTTACTATATTCAGGTATTCAGAATTGGTTGATTAAAAAGAGAGCACTTtaattttgatgttttttataaatgaataaattgaacCTTAACTCTTCGACTGCGCCTCCATTAGGAGACGTGATGGGATGTAACAGTCTTGAACATCAGTCAAGTATGAAGTTGTTCCAAGTGGCAGCAGTAGAGCAGTGAAGACTGTGTCTCGCCTCAATTGCCATTTTAATATGGCACCTTGTGTATTTTTAAAAGAAGCTCATTAGTTTGGATTTGTCATCTTTGCCAGGACTGTGTGTTTTTGGTGATGTGTGAAATATGCAGCGTTCCTTTCATCACATTCAGATTTCTCCACCTGATCTGGGATTAAAACTTGCCATCTTCTTCCACCGTTCCAAGAATTAAAACTGCTGAGAAGTGTAATAAGATTACTGGGATTCTGTTACTGATCCGggatatgtatttattatctcTATTAAACAGAAATGAGACATTCACTCTGTGTGTCGTGGTCAGCTTGAACAGCTTTATCGTCTATTTAAGAGAAAGGCAGACGCCACTGTATGAGATCAGGGAAGTGGATGAGGTTGAACCTTACTTCACCTCTCACTGTTTAAAGGGAGGGATACATTACACCGTCTGTGTGCGGTTACTTTATGGGAAGCAGTACTttcatattgttattattatggaaTATGGAATATAAAAGCATCAAAGTTTCCATTGCATTACCTCAAGAAACCCAGCCATCTTAATAAACATACAACATTTATGAAAGGCTGGTTTGAATAGTTTCCTCGGCCTCTTATAACACTAAGAGCAGGAGTGAGTCAGTGTTGATAAACAGCCGGAACATGTTGATAATTGTGAAATCGATCCAGATGGTTTATGTGCAACATCTGCTTTTTTACTACATGAATTTGTCCGAATACTAAACGCTTATAGGAGCTGACTGGAAATGTGCAAACTAAAGATTGCAGCCAAAGTCACAGAAAATGGCTGCCAGATGTAAAGCCGTGAGACTTGAATAATGGACTTCGGAATTCGGAGGAAAAGAAGGATTCGGAGGAAAACGTTATTTCTTGCACAATTACCAGAAAGAACGAATACATTTATGAGTCAGGTCAGACTGTGACAGCGTTTTTTGGGGGGCTTATCTGATTCTAAACACAGGTCAGTTTTCCTCTGAAGTTGCCTGGAAAGAAATTAGAAATTTGGTACAAATTATAGggatatgtgtttttatgtttgaaaaaaaactgctcCACTATGCGCATGTGCATTATGCAATTATAACTGGAAAATTGTTTGTTAATATGAAGTTGATGTTGATTTGTGTGCTTCCTGTTaacaagtttgacattttggcaagTTCAGCTGACAAATGAAACCTTTCCTTACAGTCAGCGCCAAATTACGTAGTTCTTTCCAGGGAACTACTCtgaattttgttttaattatttggaAATTACAGACCCTTAAGATAAAGTGGTACAACccagtgcttttatttttatcattattataaatatatattattttgtaatattattgtttttcttttctgtatttagATATTTCATAATCTGCCTGTTGGGCATCATGTTATTTAAATATCACCTTTGTGACTTTATTTAATTTCCTAATGACTCCAATGCTGCATGCACAATTGTAAGAACCATGAAAATGAGTCTTGAATGCAAAAGGGAATTGTATTTGAAATATAACTGCTCAATAAACtgagacaaaaaataaataaataaataaataaataaataaataaataaataaataaataaataaataaataaagtgttacccaaatTGCGGCTGAAACAAATTATATCAAATTGGCTTTGAATCACAGTGTATTGGATCATACAGAAAATATATGTGTATCATATTTGGATTGGATTGTGGGCCAAGTATCTATTGAATGATTTGAAATACACACACCACTACTATGCATATGGGAACAGATCTGGGCAGTATTTAATATCACTTACTGTACTAATAATAACTGGACTACAGCCTCACCTGTAGTCCTCATTGACCATCAGCGTGTTGGCGGCCCAGCCAGGTGAGAAGGGGCTGGGCATCAAGCCGCCGGTTGGCACCATTGTCGGGGCCACAGAGGGAGGTACCGGGGTCAGAGGGATGATGGACGCCCCACTGATACTGTCATTCCCCAGGCCTGCTTCCACGCTGGACCGAGCcagggagatggaggagaggaggttgaTAACGTTCTCAGATAACCGCCGGCAGTTCCGCGTCGACACCAGGAAGGGTTTACTGCCAGTAAAGAGCTCCTCCATGGAGGTCAGGGGGCCGGAGACAGACAGCTGCAGCCCAGAGATTGTGTCTGAAATcttggagagggaggaaaagaggaaTGTGAGGGGAGTTAAGTGGGACAGAAACCACAAAATAGAGATGATGTTGCTCATAAAACCGTGGTCAGCTTAGAGTGGTGTTGTTATGGAGATAGAGAACTGAAGTTTGTGGGCATCTTGGTGCCTCGGCCTGCTAATGCATGTCCCTCATAGTCTATAACACAAGTTAAACTTTTACTCCTACTTGCAAACTCaaataatctaatctaaaatCTCTAATTTTCTTTGATatgaaaatacttttaaatatacaACACGATGAATCATGATGAATAATTTATCTGTCTCATTCAGAATAGGCTCATTTTAAGCCGATTGTTTGCAGCTACTGCTTCTGTCTTGTTATCCAATATCATATCTGTTTATTACCTTACATACATTTCTATATGTTACATACTTGCACATACGTTCCTGTATGTTACATAAATGCACATAACGAAGTGTATAGTCTTTCACGAGCTTTAGTCCATGTTTCTTAATTAGATTTGGtttcattattcattcattatatgATTTCTCTGATATACCTCAGCAAcatgtctttctttctccagTTTGGTTTTCCGTTTCAGCCAACTTCCTATTATTTCATctctatttctatttttttttaaataggctactatatattttttcatatgtAAATATCTTCAGATTGTTGTTAattcatatataataataataatattatattttttctttgtatttgtatttaattaattgagatgttttttattgatttgatCTATTTTACTCTTGTATCTGTGCTTACATTTTTACCTTGGTTTTGTCTTGCTTTTGTTTGGCTTTCTGTTGTCATATTCCCTTGTAAACTcggtttttaaaggtgctatataaataaagttatcaTAATTCCATATGTCAATGGCTCCTGGTGATATTAAATATTTCACACAAATAAAATGACCCTTTTGAAAATTtcaattatttatgtttttgcagCAGAATATATGTAGGGATTTCTACAAACATTGAACAATGGggcagaacccattttcattcagacatcttgaggtcagaggtcaagggacccctttgaaaatggccatgacagtttttcctcgccaaaattttgcattaGTGTGGAGtactatttagcctccttcgcaacaagctattgcaagttacgttaatgcattaaagaaattagtggcgttaaaccgAATTTGCTTTATCGCGTTATCATGTTATCTTCAACAGCCCtagttatattataaatattattctgTCCAGTGTCTGCGTGGCTATTCCTTCTGTCTCCTTCCACTGTGTCTAATGCTATTTATGAGGGTCAGATTAGACCTCCTACTCTAATTTAAATCATTGATATGTTTCTTTGATATGGATGGATGAGAGCTGAACTGATTAACTCATTCAGGTGTTCATTTTCTATATGACTGTAGTTCTCCTGACCTGCATCGTCTACAGTAGGAGGAGGACATTTAGCAGTCTGACACATAAACCGCCGTCTGACCACAGggagatgaataaaaacagaagtttgtatcacacacaaacacacacacacacgcacacatgttAGATATTCTGCATGACAGTTTACTCGCAGCACTCACCAGCAGATCGATGGAAGCTAGAGTATAATTGGCTGTGAGAAGAGACGAGGTCAACTGATACATCCCATCATTAGCCTCGCTGTTGCCATAGAAACCGACGCCTATGGCAACACTGCAAAGGGAGAAAAAAGGGAAACATGAAAACATTGTGGgagggtgtatatatatatatatatatatatatatatatatatatatatatatatatatatatacagtacatatatgtgtgtgtgtgtgtgtgtgtgtgagagagaggtggaTAGAAAAACAGATAGCAGAAGcataaatgtaatgtttaattcagtgtgtatgtacatttttaaatgaatgtgaCACAAGGAGATGGAGCTGGAGAGGATGGGATGTGTGTGCTCTGGATGAGTGTACCACCAGTGGAGCGCAGGGGAAGGAATAAACAGATGATGGGAGAAAAAAAGCTGACTGTTAGCACTCAGCGGTTAAGCTTCTGCAAGGAAAATATTCGTAACGTTAAACATAGCGACATGTTTACACATCTTTCTGTTATTCAAATATTCAGATTAAGGCTCGGGCCAGATGTTCCGTCAAATCCCCTCAAACCCGAGAGGAATGGTATGACCCAATCTCCCACAAAGTATGTGACCCAGATTAGAAAGCAGggggaaaaaggaaaaggaggaatgtgtgtctgcatgcgtCCGTGTGTGCTTTGCATTTCAAGGCTGCCAAATGTGAAACGCTGTCTAATGCAGCTGCGTTTCAAATAGTTGTGCTTGTGACAAAAAAGGGCCACCATCTGGAGGAAAGGGTTGTCACATGAAATATTTTCAAGAGGTAAACTGCTGCATTATTTTTTCATCCAGTCTAGCACAGAAAGCTGCGCATCAGAGGAG is a window encoding:
- the ttyh1 gene encoding protein tweety homolog 1 isoform X3, giving the protein MAAMTTVPSYTPSLWVRLCHALPRLDLTMQMKDNIFVPDSWEYQQTLLVLSSLSAIALVISLLVVLSFLIHYCCCHRGDRSEGSEEEEEDEDASTGHGYSGKKGRGICCVTWVAVASVTLCCVAIGVGFYGNSEANDGMYQLTSSLLTANYTLASIDLLISDTISGLQLSVSGPLTSMEELFTGSKPFLVSTRNCRRLSENVINLLSSISLARSSVEAGLGNDSISGASIIPLTPVPPSVAPTMVPTGGLMPSPFSPGWAANTLMVNEDYRWLSYVLLLLLDLIVCLFILLGLAKQARWLLILMTVLAWLALFLSWGSLGLETATVVALSDFCSDPNTFVVNSTHFNTGTSSDVLDYYLTCSRRMNSPFQQLLTQSQRALSSIHTHLSSLDRNALTQFPKAEKSLREVQQILNSTEGNFHQLVALLNCRGLNKDYIDSLKGLCYDGMEGLLYLSLYSFLSALAFTAILCSLPGAWRSFPSESEEYEDSDSESEDPFTSHQDSKRFLQWQPWL
- the ttyh1 gene encoding protein tweety homolog 1 isoform X1, which codes for MAAMTTVPSYTPSLWVRLCHALPRLDLTMQMKDNIFVPDSWEYQQTLLVLSSLSAIALVISLLVVLSFLIHYCCCHRGDRSEGSEEEEEDEDASTGHGYSGKKGRGICCVTWVAVASVTLCCVAIGVGFYGNSEANDGMYQLTSSLLTANYTLASIDLLISDTISGLQLSVSGPLTSMEELFTGSKPFLVSTRNCRRLSENVINLLSSISLARSSVEAGLGNDSISGASIIPLTPVPPSVAPTMVPTGGLMPSPFSPGWAANTLMVNEDYRWLSYVLLLLLDLIVCLFILLGLAKQARWLLILMTVLAWLALFLSWGSLGLETATVVALSDFCSDPNTFVVNSTHFNTGTSSDVLDYYLTCSRRMNSPFQQLLTQSQRALSSIHTHLSSLDRNALTQFPKAEKSLREVQQILNSTEGNFHQLVALLNCRGLNKDYIDSLKGLCYDGMEGLLYLSLYSFLSALAFTAILCSLPGAWRSFPSESEEYEDSDSESEDPFTSHQARRPTATGSQRGAMAPFYNYPGAGWTPPFSSAPPLPTPNVSSNGNPGYESLPLTDRQSPPPSYSPSMLTGYGGSQSHPNPAHSRNLYSR
- the ttyh1 gene encoding protein tweety homolog 1 isoform X2 translates to MAAMTTVPSYTPSLWVRLCHALPRLDLTMQMKDNIFVPDSWEYQQTLLVLSSLSAIALVISLLVVLSFLIHYCCCHRGDRSEGSEEEEEDEDASTGHGYSGKKGRGICCVTWVAVASVTLCCVAIGVGFYGNSEANDGMYQLTSSLLTANYTLASIDLLISDTISGLQLSVSGPLTSMEELFTGSKPFLVSTRNCRRLSENVINLLSSISLARSSVEAGLGNDSISGASIIPLTPVPPSVAPTMVPTGGLMPSPFSPGWAANTLMVNEDYRWLSYVLLLLLDLIVCLFILLGLAKQARWLLILMTVLAWLALFLSWGSLGLETATVVALSDFCSDPNTFVVNSTHFNTGTSSDVLDYYLTCSRRMNSPFQQLLTQSQRALSSIHTHLSSLDRNALTQFPKAEKSLREVQQILNSTEGNFHQLVALLNCRGLNKDYIDSLKGLCYDGMEGLLYLSLYSFLSALAFTAILCSLPGAWRSFPSESEEYEDSDSESEDPFTSHQARRPTATGSQRGAMAPFYNYPGAGWTPPFSSAPPLPTLPAC